A genomic segment from Polyangium mundeleinium encodes:
- a CDS encoding NAD-dependent epimerase/dehydratase family protein, which translates to MRLVILGCGGFIGSHLLDRLLVDDRFEIDGWDPDVRKIEAHLNNPRLRLRRSTIRAPGALEDIEAAIARADVVLNLAAICNPADYNKRPLAVINANLFDLHPIIELCSAHRRWLISFSTSEVYGRTIASYLPANKYDDPALYELREDDTPLIMGPIRNQRWTYACAKQMTERLIYAHHAEHEMPFTIIRPLNFFGPKMDYIPGRDGEGVPRVLACFMTALMDGKPLQLVDGGQARRTIISIHEAIDAIMLMLERPEKAQNNIFNIGNRNNEVTMAELADAMRRTYAVITGSPRYNDHPIVHVSALDFYGTGYEDCDRRMPDTSKAERLLGWRPKRPLSEVLLETMTYYHQHYARDERTHGLQP; encoded by the coding sequence ATGCGGCTGGTTATTCTAGGTTGTGGTGGCTTCATCGGGAGCCATCTTCTGGATCGACTGCTGGTGGACGATCGATTCGAGATCGACGGCTGGGACCCGGACGTACGAAAGATCGAGGCGCACCTCAACAACCCGAGGCTGCGCCTGCGTCGCAGCACGATCCGCGCCCCCGGCGCGCTCGAGGACATCGAGGCGGCCATCGCGCGGGCGGACGTGGTCCTCAACCTCGCGGCGATCTGCAACCCCGCAGACTACAACAAGCGCCCTTTGGCGGTCATCAACGCGAACCTGTTCGACCTTCACCCCATCATAGAGCTGTGCTCGGCGCACCGACGCTGGCTCATCAGCTTCTCCACGAGCGAGGTCTACGGCCGAACCATCGCCAGCTACCTGCCCGCGAACAAGTACGACGACCCGGCGCTCTACGAGCTCCGCGAGGACGACACCCCGCTCATCATGGGCCCCATCCGCAACCAGCGGTGGACGTACGCCTGCGCCAAGCAGATGACCGAGCGGCTGATCTACGCGCATCACGCGGAGCACGAGATGCCGTTCACCATCATCCGGCCGTTGAACTTTTTCGGTCCGAAGATGGACTATATCCCGGGGCGCGACGGGGAGGGCGTTCCCAGGGTGCTCGCGTGCTTCATGACCGCCTTGATGGATGGCAAGCCCTTGCAGCTCGTCGACGGCGGGCAGGCGAGGCGCACGATCATCTCGATCCACGAGGCCATCGACGCGATCATGCTCATGCTCGAGCGCCCCGAGAAGGCGCAGAACAATATCTTCAATATCGGCAATCGCAACAACGAGGTCACGATGGCAGAGCTCGCCGACGCGATGCGCCGGACCTACGCCGTCATCACCGGATCGCCTCGATACAACGATCACCCGATCGTCCACGTCAGCGCGCTGGACTTCTACGGCACCGGCTACGAGGACTGCGATCGCCGGATGCCCGACACCAGCAAGGCCGAGCGCCTGCTCGGATGGCGACCCAAGCGGCCCTTGTCGGAGGTGCTGCTGGAGACGATGACCTACTACCACCAGCACTACGCGAGGGACGAAAGGACGCACGGGCTCCAGCCATGA
- a CDS encoding 2-deoxy-5-keto-D-gluconate 6-phosphate aldolase domain-containing protein has protein sequence MALGYHGRLYILAFDHRGSFQKKLFGISDTPNAEETRRIADAKHLIVEGFQQAIADGAPRDAAGILVDEQFGAAIAHEVKLAGHLFAMLVEKNGQDEFDFEYGNDFGAHIEEFDPSFAKVLVRWNPGGDRVMNARQGERLARLSEWIHRRDRKFLFELLVPAERAQLEELGGSGDRYDTDLRPALMVQAIAEIQAAGVEPDIWKIEGVNSREECACIAEQTRAGGRDDVVCVVLGRGADDAAVDRWLRAGAGVPGYVGFAIGRSIWWDAVKGKLDGSMTRDAAVAQIARRYLRFIDVYEEQASSKAAPAARVDRVPDTRKIL, from the coding sequence ATGGCGCTAGGTTACCACGGCCGCCTTTACATCCTGGCGTTCGACCATCGCGGCTCATTCCAGAAGAAGCTATTCGGGATCTCGGACACGCCGAACGCCGAGGAGACGAGGCGCATCGCCGACGCGAAGCACCTTATCGTCGAGGGATTCCAGCAGGCCATCGCCGACGGCGCCCCCCGGGACGCCGCCGGCATCCTCGTGGACGAGCAGTTCGGCGCGGCTATCGCGCACGAGGTCAAGCTTGCCGGGCACCTGTTCGCCATGCTCGTGGAGAAGAACGGGCAGGACGAGTTCGATTTCGAGTACGGCAACGATTTCGGGGCCCACATCGAGGAATTCGACCCCTCGTTCGCCAAGGTCCTCGTGCGATGGAACCCCGGAGGTGACAGAGTCATGAACGCACGACAAGGCGAGCGCCTCGCCCGGCTATCAGAATGGATCCATCGGCGCGACCGCAAGTTCCTGTTCGAGCTGCTGGTCCCGGCCGAGCGCGCGCAGCTCGAGGAGCTTGGTGGCTCGGGCGACCGCTATGACACCGATCTGCGGCCGGCGCTCATGGTCCAGGCCATCGCCGAGATCCAGGCAGCCGGCGTCGAGCCGGACATCTGGAAGATCGAGGGCGTAAATTCGCGCGAGGAGTGCGCCTGCATCGCGGAGCAGACTCGCGCGGGTGGGCGTGATGACGTCGTCTGCGTCGTGCTCGGACGCGGCGCAGACGACGCCGCGGTCGACCGCTGGCTCCGGGCGGGCGCCGGCGTGCCGGGTTATGTTGGCTTCGCCATCGGACGCTCCATCTGGTGGGACGCGGTGAAGGGCAAGCTCGACGGCTCCATGACACGAGACGCCGCGGTCGCGCAGATCGCCCGGAGATACCTCCGATTCATCGACGTCTACGAGGAACAAGCCTCCTCCAAGGCAGCGCCAGCTGCCAGGGTCGATCGTGTACCCGACACCCGGAAGATTTTATGA
- a CDS encoding DegT/DnrJ/EryC1/StrS family aminotransferase, translated as MTARRPLPSDQVASGRSFDDAELENLRAVLASGTLTVTRGTFAVRLEKSFAEMLGVAHVHACSSGTAAVHAAVAALDPEPGSEIITSSITDFGGVGPILWQGCIPVFADVDPDSLLITAATIERCITDRTRGIIVTHLFGNPAAIDAIVALGRSRSIPVIEDCAQAYGSRIDGRHVGSFGDIACFSLQQGKHITTGEGGLVAAADGALARRLHQFVNKARVYSDPWPDHHFLAMNLRMTELQAAVALAQLDKLERGVAARRVAARLLDEAVAQIEGLSPLSSHPRGLHSYWRYALRVDPALIAGGPTALGAQLAERGVPCAPHYQRPAFEWSMMRSQKTFGTSRYPFTLARPEALDYSDERFPGTRRGLADVLVLPWTERYEPEHVETIAAALREAVGVCTASTSRPRRTRWEALVAGAHEVRSTRPIGEAHPVRAQIDDSNLEQVWQIVEPVHDLHRPDAQAAVRRMLLDRVPPLAELAASIAARLSCPPHFCVVQGVDWQRAAPGRHRGLIVALLSLLGRVSDDNAYNAHSGILTEDVRPTAPGSTDVTYRYDCEVHADESSKPMPEDIVSLWSVRPAHDGGSNLIWSVQDIVRALEAQEGGDHALRTLREARFPFGGKLRRPPRVLLAPILFGTDGIRFRLGAIADGFASLGREPTVEQVDAIDMLVHAITTTAPYEHLLGPGEALFLLNRRTLHARTLFTDPDRYLIKARAYNDELSNSRHDHDVGWSDADA; from the coding sequence ATGACAGCACGACGCCCCCTGCCATCGGATCAGGTCGCGTCGGGGCGATCGTTCGACGACGCGGAGCTCGAAAACCTCCGGGCGGTCCTCGCCTCGGGGACGTTGACCGTCACCCGTGGGACGTTCGCGGTTCGCCTGGAGAAGAGCTTCGCGGAGATGCTGGGCGTCGCGCACGTGCACGCTTGCAGCTCCGGAACGGCCGCTGTCCACGCCGCCGTCGCTGCCCTTGATCCGGAGCCCGGCAGCGAGATCATCACCTCGTCGATCACCGACTTCGGCGGGGTGGGGCCGATCCTCTGGCAGGGGTGCATCCCCGTCTTCGCTGACGTCGACCCCGACTCGCTGCTGATCACGGCGGCCACCATCGAGCGGTGCATCACCGATCGCACGCGCGGGATCATCGTCACCCACCTGTTCGGCAACCCCGCCGCCATCGATGCGATCGTGGCGCTCGGCCGCTCGCGCTCCATCCCGGTCATCGAGGACTGCGCCCAGGCCTACGGGAGCCGCATCGACGGCCGCCATGTGGGCTCCTTCGGTGACATCGCCTGCTTCAGCCTCCAGCAAGGCAAGCACATCACGACCGGCGAGGGTGGGCTGGTCGCCGCCGCCGACGGCGCTCTCGCGCGACGCCTGCACCAGTTCGTCAACAAGGCGCGCGTCTACAGCGATCCGTGGCCCGACCACCACTTCCTGGCGATGAACCTGCGGATGACCGAGCTCCAGGCGGCGGTGGCGCTGGCCCAGCTCGACAAACTCGAGCGAGGCGTCGCCGCCCGTCGCGTGGCCGCGAGGCTGCTCGACGAGGCGGTGGCGCAGATCGAAGGACTCTCCCCCTTGTCGAGCCACCCGCGAGGCCTGCACTCGTACTGGAGATACGCCCTGCGCGTGGACCCGGCGCTGATCGCGGGTGGACCGACCGCCCTCGGCGCCCAGCTCGCCGAGCGAGGCGTGCCCTGCGCACCTCACTACCAGCGACCGGCCTTCGAGTGGTCGATGATGCGCTCCCAGAAGACCTTCGGCACCAGTCGATATCCCTTCACGTTGGCGCGCCCCGAGGCCCTGGACTACTCCGACGAGCGCTTCCCGGGCACCCGCAGAGGTCTCGCCGATGTGCTCGTGCTGCCGTGGACCGAGCGGTACGAACCCGAGCACGTCGAGACGATCGCGGCGGCGCTGCGGGAAGCCGTGGGCGTATGCACGGCGTCGACGAGCCGCCCTCGCCGGACGAGATGGGAAGCTCTGGTCGCGGGGGCTCACGAGGTCCGATCCACGCGTCCGATCGGCGAGGCGCATCCCGTGCGAGCGCAGATCGACGATTCGAACCTCGAGCAGGTCTGGCAGATCGTCGAGCCCGTGCATGATCTCCATCGACCCGACGCACAGGCTGCCGTGCGTCGGATGCTGCTCGATCGCGTTCCCCCGCTGGCCGAGCTTGCCGCCTCGATCGCCGCGCGGCTCTCCTGTCCGCCGCATTTCTGCGTGGTGCAAGGTGTCGACTGGCAGCGCGCAGCGCCAGGCCGGCACCGCGGGCTCATCGTCGCCCTGCTGTCCCTGCTCGGGAGGGTGTCCGACGACAACGCGTACAACGCGCATAGCGGCATCCTCACCGAGGACGTCCGGCCCACCGCGCCGGGGAGCACGGATGTCACCTATCGCTACGATTGCGAGGTCCATGCGGACGAGAGCTCGAAGCCCATGCCCGAGGACATCGTCTCGCTCTGGAGCGTCCGCCCCGCGCACGACGGTGGGAGCAACCTGATCTGGAGCGTGCAGGACATCGTCCGCGCGCTCGAAGCGCAGGAAGGCGGCGACCACGCCCTCCGCACGTTGCGGGAGGCTCGCTTCCCCTTCGGTGGCAAGCTCCGACGGCCGCCGCGGGTCCTGCTGGCCCCGATCCTCTTCGGCACCGACGGGATCCGCTTTCGGCTCGGCGCGATCGCGGACGGCTTCGCTTCGCTCGGTCGGGAGCCCACCGTGGAGCAGGTCGACGCGATCGACATGTTGGTCCACGCGATCACCACCACCGCACCCTACGAGCACCTCCTCGGGCCCGGCGAGGCCCTCTTCCTGCTCAACCGGCGGACCTTGCACGCGCGGACGCTGTTCACGGATCCGGACCGCTACTTGATCAAGGCCCGGGCGTATAACGACGAGCTGTCCAACAGCCGCCACGACCACGACGTCGGGTGGTCGGACGCCGACGCGTAA
- a CDS encoding transposase, which yields MPKRIRRNHTSEQKAALLKRHHVEKVPVSSLCDETKLQPSLFYTWQRQLFENAAVVFDGPPKDKPSARERELEARVAQLEAKLSKKDAVIAEISEEYVKLKKELGEP from the coding sequence ATGCCGAAGCGAATCCGAAGAAACCACACGAGCGAGCAGAAGGCCGCGCTGCTGAAGCGCCACCACGTGGAGAAGGTGCCCGTTTCGAGCCTTTGCGACGAGACGAAGCTGCAGCCGAGCCTCTTCTACACCTGGCAGCGGCAGCTGTTCGAGAACGCGGCCGTCGTGTTCGATGGGCCGCCGAAGGACAAGCCCTCGGCACGCGAGCGTGAGCTCGAAGCGCGCGTCGCGCAGCTGGAGGCCAAGCTCTCGAAGAAGGACGCGGTGATCGCGGAGATCTCCGAGGAATACGTCAAGCTGAAAAAAGAACTTGGGGAGCCCTGA
- a CDS encoding SDR family NAD(P)-dependent oxidoreductase, producing the protein MSASLMGKVAAITGVQGLGKHAAVRFARAGAQVVIGDIDETAAEEAVQLVTDAGGQAIFVRTDVSSEADVAAMMAAATRHYGRLDTLVTAAAVLLGPSLPVERFTISLWERVLSVNLTGTFLCIKHAAPLMQRSGGGVILCLASDAGVRGPGSSVAYAASKGGVHGLAMAVAPQVAPWNIRIHVVLPGVMATPMRLSIAADRAVIRGESPEEAVQREKAAPVPSPTAAAAMLVDLATGRSSARPLLVSIDDWLRAGGVVDE; encoded by the coding sequence ATGAGCGCTTCGCTCATGGGCAAGGTCGCCGCGATCACCGGCGTCCAGGGGCTCGGGAAGCACGCCGCCGTGCGGTTCGCACGTGCCGGCGCGCAGGTAGTGATCGGTGACATCGATGAGACCGCCGCGGAGGAGGCGGTACAGCTCGTCACCGACGCCGGGGGACAAGCCATCTTCGTGCGCACCGACGTATCGTCCGAGGCCGATGTCGCCGCCATGATGGCCGCGGCGACCCGACACTACGGCCGCCTCGATACGCTGGTGACCGCCGCCGCCGTCCTCTTGGGCCCATCGCTGCCTGTCGAGCGTTTCACGATCTCGCTCTGGGAGCGGGTGCTCTCCGTGAACTTGACGGGCACATTCCTGTGCATCAAGCACGCTGCCCCCCTCATGCAGCGAAGCGGGGGCGGTGTCATCCTGTGCCTGGCCTCGGACGCAGGTGTTCGCGGTCCTGGCTCATCGGTGGCCTACGCGGCGAGCAAGGGCGGCGTTCACGGCCTCGCCATGGCGGTCGCGCCGCAGGTCGCGCCGTGGAACATCAGGATCCACGTGGTATTGCCGGGAGTCATGGCGACGCCCATGCGACTGTCCATCGCGGCCGACCGCGCAGTGATTCGCGGGGAGTCACCGGAAGAGGCCGTCCAGAGGGAGAAGGCCGCGCCGGTGCCGAGCCCAACCGCCGCAGCGGCTATGCTGGTGGACCTGGCCACGGGGCGCTCGTCCGCTCGCCCGCTGCTCGTGTCGATTGATGACTGGCTGCGCGCGGGCGGCGTGGTCGACGAGTGA
- a CDS encoding RiPP maturation radical SAM C-methyltransferase, giving the protein MTMSITPRVVLVSMPWTFPFSPSIQIGSLQAALLKQEIQATTRSYHLGFLGHCLRQITTPVELQSRLRDYLLVLGRSYETGVGDWVFAHPPFSSAGRGDLGFQDQLIESLRVERAKGNSPNMSFIGYFEHEPHEEIRQKLAWIKVRAGEFLEVAVNDILQADPHLVGFTNTFSQTIASATLSKMLKARAPDIKIVFGGSSCEGDMGVAMMRAYPWIDFVVRGEGEHVIADLARVAAGEAALRRSPGLCYRHEGVVQSEPEGASSLLPIDELPLPNYDEYFALRSSLAATLPSWISEQISAMQPELPLRSARGCWWGAKNQCTFCGIGDATYSSRSSERVVKDVQTLSERYKARRFQFTDWIIDHRYLSTVLPEFQQLGYDLQLFWEIKVLTNSAEIKRLADAGVTSLQPGIESLSTSLLKLMQKGTTGLHNIRFLKWVTEFGIEVGWNILYRFPGEDPAWYDDMIRVLPSLWHLPPPSGLTPFLLDRFSVYHRNIERFPAIQNVRPMPFMTELYEASEADLMDMSYRFMHDVVDQDLQYTEALVRESKKWREAHRAGARLTCKVGAGFVEIEDRRSPRERPRVTLLEGLEGEVYELCDAGPKLSSILRATRERASVSEIQALLDRLCDARLMYTEDERYLSLALHTRARATHLSNRKTSDLVRM; this is encoded by the coding sequence ATGACCATGTCGATAACACCCCGGGTTGTGCTCGTCTCCATGCCTTGGACCTTTCCTTTCTCCCCATCGATTCAGATTGGATCTTTACAAGCAGCGTTGCTGAAGCAAGAAATCCAAGCGACGACGCGGTCGTACCACCTGGGCTTCCTGGGCCACTGCCTGCGCCAGATCACCACGCCCGTCGAGCTGCAGAGCCGGCTGCGCGACTATCTTCTCGTGCTGGGCCGCTCCTACGAGACCGGCGTAGGTGATTGGGTCTTCGCCCATCCGCCGTTCAGCTCCGCGGGCCGTGGCGATCTGGGTTTCCAGGACCAGCTCATCGAGAGCCTGCGCGTGGAGCGCGCGAAGGGCAACTCGCCGAACATGAGCTTCATCGGCTATTTCGAGCATGAACCGCACGAGGAGATCCGGCAAAAGCTCGCCTGGATCAAGGTCCGAGCCGGCGAGTTCCTCGAGGTGGCCGTGAACGACATCCTCCAGGCCGACCCGCACCTGGTCGGCTTCACGAACACGTTCAGCCAAACGATCGCCTCGGCGACGCTGTCGAAGATGCTGAAGGCCCGCGCCCCCGACATCAAGATCGTCTTCGGTGGCAGCAGCTGCGAGGGGGACATGGGCGTGGCGATGATGCGCGCCTACCCGTGGATCGATTTCGTGGTCCGGGGTGAGGGGGAGCATGTCATCGCCGACCTCGCGCGGGTCGCCGCGGGGGAAGCAGCGCTCCGGAGAAGCCCCGGCCTCTGCTACCGGCACGAGGGTGTCGTGCAGAGCGAGCCCGAAGGCGCCTCCTCGCTGCTGCCGATCGACGAGCTCCCGCTCCCGAACTACGACGAGTACTTCGCGCTGCGCAGCTCCCTCGCGGCGACGCTGCCGTCGTGGATCTCCGAGCAGATCTCCGCGATGCAGCCGGAGCTCCCTCTGCGCTCAGCGCGTGGGTGCTGGTGGGGAGCGAAGAACCAATGCACGTTCTGCGGCATCGGCGACGCAACGTACTCCAGCCGCTCATCGGAGCGGGTCGTCAAGGACGTCCAGACGCTGAGCGAACGCTACAAGGCCAGGCGGTTCCAGTTCACCGACTGGATCATCGATCATCGGTACCTCTCGACGGTCCTGCCTGAGTTCCAGCAGCTCGGATACGACCTGCAGCTATTCTGGGAGATAAAGGTCCTCACGAACAGCGCCGAGATCAAGCGCCTCGCGGACGCGGGCGTGACGAGCCTGCAGCCCGGGATCGAGTCACTGAGCACCAGCCTGTTGAAGCTCATGCAAAAGGGTACGACGGGGTTGCATAATATTCGCTTCTTGAAATGGGTCACCGAGTTCGGGATCGAGGTGGGGTGGAACATCTTGTATCGGTTTCCCGGCGAGGATCCGGCCTGGTACGATGACATGATCCGTGTGCTCCCTTCGTTGTGGCACCTGCCGCCCCCCTCCGGGCTGACGCCATTCTTGCTCGATCGCTTCAGCGTGTACCACCGGAACATCGAGAGATTCCCGGCCATCCAGAACGTCAGGCCCATGCCCTTCATGACGGAGCTATACGAGGCCAGCGAAGCGGACCTGATGGACATGTCTTATCGGTTCATGCACGACGTGGTCGATCAAGATCTGCAGTACACGGAGGCCCTGGTGCGGGAGAGCAAGAAGTGGCGAGAGGCCCACCGCGCTGGCGCTCGATTGACCTGCAAGGTCGGAGCAGGCTTTGTGGAGATCGAGGACCGCCGCTCCCCCCGGGAAAGGCCGCGGGTGACGCTGCTCGAGGGGCTCGAAGGCGAGGTCTACGAGCTCTGCGATGCCGGGCCAAAGCTGTCTTCGATCTTGCGGGCCACGCGAGAGAGGGCATCGGTCTCGGAGATCCAAGCGCTGCTGGATAGACTCTGCGATGCTCGGTTGATGTACACCGAAGACGAGCGCTACCTGAGCCTGGCGTTGCACACGCGTGCTCGGGCCACGCATCTATCGAATCGGAAGACATCGGACCTCGTCCGGATGTGA
- a CDS encoding M3 family metallopeptidase, giving the protein MTTDDDLRWDLSALYRGLDDVQIDEDLRALIHLAEAFARRHRGTLATTLGAALQAQEAMSCLVEKLTGYLFLRRATDAADLKIQQRIAQIEEAWSRASAQHLGFFEHELVAIDEQTYADLIDRDEVVRRHRPLLDHARGNRAHLLAEPVERALALRQPFGPGEWSDHIEEVETTLRFTLDGESLALPGILHVLTHYIDGDTRARALALFSEGLTAQGFDRLMARGLNVVIGAKIVEDSERGYASPMSARNIDNRVDDATVEALHDAVAALGIPACRRYYRLLAAHLGASPLRWSDRNAASPITEPRQVPWIECLETVRLAYGSLSPTLADLVDTMLKRRWVDVPPAPGKIGGAFNCTIPLPDGDAGSYSLLNYLGSMDDVMTVAHELGHGVHGILAARAQGARMFRAPTIYAETASIFGEMATFQHLLDRADTDAQRLALLMRQSNAFVNTVVRQICLSSFERKIHQLRQRGKLTVDEINESWMHSIRAFYGEDGDVFTYANVDNLWSYITHFLRPFYVYSYAFGQLFSQALYAARDRLGDDFEDMYLELLRSGGTRDAVSLMRPFGLDPRAPSFWRDGITSSIDAWLDEAEAISRRLGIEVVSAVKPLVRAPALHALG; this is encoded by the coding sequence ATGACGACCGATGACGACCTTCGCTGGGATCTGAGCGCCCTATACCGAGGGCTCGACGACGTGCAGATCGATGAGGATCTGCGCGCGCTGATCCACCTGGCAGAGGCGTTTGCCCGCCGCCACCGGGGCACGCTGGCGACGACCCTCGGGGCCGCCCTGCAAGCGCAAGAAGCGATGTCCTGCCTCGTCGAAAAGCTGACGGGCTACCTGTTCCTTCGTCGCGCCACCGACGCTGCGGATCTCAAGATACAGCAACGAATCGCGCAGATCGAGGAGGCGTGGAGCCGGGCCAGCGCCCAGCACCTCGGCTTCTTCGAGCACGAGCTCGTAGCGATCGACGAGCAGACCTACGCCGATCTCATCGACCGTGACGAGGTGGTGAGGAGGCACCGCCCGCTGCTCGATCACGCGCGGGGAAACCGCGCGCACCTGCTCGCCGAGCCCGTCGAACGGGCCTTGGCGTTGCGCCAGCCGTTCGGACCCGGCGAGTGGTCGGACCACATCGAGGAAGTCGAGACCACGCTGCGGTTCACGCTCGACGGCGAGTCCCTCGCTCTTCCGGGGATCTTGCATGTGCTCACGCATTACATCGACGGCGACACCCGGGCGCGTGCGCTGGCGCTGTTCAGCGAGGGGCTCACCGCGCAGGGCTTCGACCGGCTGATGGCGCGCGGGCTCAACGTCGTCATCGGCGCCAAGATCGTGGAGGACTCCGAGCGGGGTTACGCGTCGCCGATGTCGGCCCGCAACATCGACAACCGCGTCGATGACGCCACCGTCGAGGCCTTGCACGATGCGGTCGCCGCGCTCGGGATCCCGGCGTGCCGCCGCTACTACCGGCTGCTCGCCGCCCACCTCGGCGCGAGCCCGCTGCGCTGGTCAGATCGTAACGCCGCGTCGCCGATCACCGAACCCCGACAAGTCCCTTGGATCGAGTGCCTGGAGACCGTGCGGCTGGCCTACGGTTCGCTGAGCCCCACGCTCGCGGATCTGGTGGACACCATGCTCAAGCGTCGCTGGGTCGACGTGCCTCCGGCTCCGGGCAAGATCGGGGGCGCGTTCAACTGCACGATTCCCCTGCCGGACGGAGACGCCGGGAGCTATAGCCTCTTGAATTACCTCGGCTCGATGGACGACGTCATGACCGTGGCCCACGAGCTCGGGCACGGCGTGCACGGGATCCTTGCGGCCAGGGCCCAGGGCGCGCGCATGTTCCGGGCGCCGACGATCTACGCCGAGACGGCGTCGATCTTCGGTGAGATGGCGACCTTCCAGCACCTGCTCGACCGAGCGGACACGGACGCGCAGCGCCTTGCGCTCCTGATGCGCCAAAGCAACGCTTTCGTCAACACCGTGGTTCGCCAGATCTGCCTCTCGAGCTTCGAGCGGAAAATCCACCAGCTCCGCCAGCGAGGGAAGCTTACCGTCGATGAGATCAACGAATCGTGGATGCACAGCATCCGGGCCTTCTACGGAGAGGATGGCGACGTATTCACGTACGCGAACGTGGATAATCTGTGGTCGTACATCACCCATTTCCTGCGCCCGTTCTACGTGTATTCTTACGCCTTCGGCCAGCTCTTCTCGCAGGCGCTCTACGCCGCGCGGGATCGCCTGGGCGATGATTTCGAGGACATGTACCTCGAGCTCCTGCGTTCCGGCGGGACCAGGGACGCGGTGTCGCTGATGCGGCCCTTCGGGCTGGACCCCCGCGCCCCGAGCTTCTGGCGTGACGGCATCACCAGCAGCATCGACGCCTGGCTCGATGAAGCCGAGGCGATCTCCCGGCGGCTCGGGATCGAGGTGGTCTCTGCCGTCAAGCCACTCGTGCGCGCCCCCGCGCTCCACGCGCTGGGGTAG
- a CDS encoding radical SAM protein — protein sequence MTPRDGTTREGLPAPGRELVERVAAELQRNPFLGSERLCGLTGCSRAELCSAYEVIRSDREIQRSWHGSILRDFFVVAAQLMARASHLERIIQGELVFPLFIEFHAGGACPIHCSFCYNEGTDYYKAQSWRAQMIDEAMLLEIIDEAADNGTVLFYVAGGGEPTTDRRIWRPLARAKQRGMITMLNTMGVHLDRPQVRADILASVDQIRVSLNAATQRSYRLIAQLPTSTMFGTVCDGLRALAEERDREGARLRITCSFVLVRDNWDEIERMAELGHSLGVDDVYVRPAWEGANGPSPRDDAAIAEGVERLKRRIERGEFGRTTINVGTSVETESTTDSAFRAALQDAECIVHRFKIGIDAWGNVHRCSLVAQPGVGRFEHVLGSRRASSSLREIVDAVAARNEWRVEDCVKKNVLCSTFEGYFNAFVTKLKRDALFGVSIAEQPFLSMHEQHRWFADRLDGPSR from the coding sequence ATGACGCCGCGAGATGGCACGACCCGAGAAGGCTTGCCCGCGCCTGGCCGCGAGCTGGTCGAGCGTGTCGCGGCAGAGCTCCAGCGGAATCCCTTCCTCGGCTCGGAGCGGCTGTGTGGCTTGACCGGGTGCTCGCGAGCCGAGCTTTGCTCAGCGTACGAGGTTATCCGATCGGATCGCGAGATCCAGCGGTCGTGGCACGGCTCGATTCTCCGGGACTTCTTCGTCGTCGCGGCGCAGCTCATGGCGCGGGCGTCGCATCTGGAGCGGATCATCCAGGGCGAGCTCGTCTTCCCGCTGTTCATCGAGTTTCACGCCGGCGGGGCGTGCCCGATTCACTGTAGCTTCTGCTACAACGAGGGGACCGACTACTACAAGGCGCAGAGCTGGCGCGCCCAGATGATCGACGAGGCCATGCTGCTCGAGATCATCGATGAGGCCGCCGACAACGGCACGGTGCTCTTCTACGTAGCAGGCGGGGGCGAGCCCACCACCGACCGGCGGATCTGGAGGCCGCTCGCCCGCGCCAAGCAGCGTGGCATGATCACCATGCTCAACACGATGGGCGTTCACCTGGACCGGCCGCAGGTTCGTGCCGATATCCTCGCGAGCGTCGACCAGATCCGGGTGAGCCTCAATGCCGCCACCCAGCGCTCGTATCGGCTCATCGCTCAGCTGCCGACGTCGACCATGTTCGGAACGGTCTGTGATGGCCTCCGCGCGCTCGCGGAGGAGCGCGATCGAGAAGGTGCTCGGCTCCGGATCACCTGCTCCTTCGTGCTCGTGCGTGACAACTGGGACGAGATCGAGCGGATGGCCGAGCTCGGTCACAGCTTGGGGGTCGACGACGTCTACGTGCGACCGGCCTGGGAGGGCGCCAACGGGCCGTCCCCGCGGGATGATGCGGCGATCGCCGAAGGCGTTGAGCGGCTCAAGAGGCGCATCGAGAGGGGCGAGTTTGGAAGGACCACCATCAACGTCGGGACGTCCGTCGAGACCGAATCGACCACGGACAGCGCCTTCCGCGCTGCGCTCCAGGACGCGGAGTGCATCGTGCACCGATTCAAGATCGGGATCGACGCCTGGGGGAACGTCCATCGCTGCTCGCTCGTCGCCCAGCCCGGCGTCGGTAGGTTCGAGCATGTCCTCGGCAGCCGCCGCGCAAGCTCCTCACTGCGCGAGATCGTCGACGCGGTCGCTGCGCGCAACGAGTGGCGCGTCGAGGATTGCGTGAAGAAGAACGTGCTCTGCTCGACCTTCGAGGGGTACTTCAACGCGTTCGTGACGAAGCTGAAGCGAGACGCGCTGTTCGGCGTCTCCATCGCGGAGCAGCCGTTCTTGTCAATGCACGAGCAGCACCGATGGTTCGCCGATCGTCTGGACGGACCGTCGAGATAG